One part of the Quercus lobata isolate SW786 chromosome 7, ValleyOak3.0 Primary Assembly, whole genome shotgun sequence genome encodes these proteins:
- the LOC115951294 gene encoding presenilin-like protein At1g08700: MESSILESIGVEIIGVMSPVSICMFLVVLLVYSLSPSNPFSSPSVPIRTAANLVYLETPSDSATQKLEGSLLNALVFVILIAVVTFLLVVLYYYNFTNFLKNYMRFSAFFVLATMGGSIFLSIIQHFSIPVDSITCFLLLFNFTVVGVLSVFSGGIPIILRQAYMVSLGIIVATWFTKLPEWTTWALLVALAVYDLVAVLAPGGPLKLLVELASSRDDELPALVYEARPVVSRSRGSNLGLLVGGVSDSGSVELQAVNESENHRPTTNEGESFPLVSHSRERHSFSSESSEHSTVVVSCDRVQNREPEIVVDEEMSPLVEMMGLGNEREQQTRRDNVEVRGGGGGSDRGIKLGLGDFVFYSVLVGRAAMYDLMTVYACYLAIISGLGCTLILLSVCHRALPALPISIALGVVFYFLTRLLMEPFVVGTATNLMMF; this comes from the coding sequence GAGATCATCGGAGTGATGTCCCCAGTCTCAATCTGCATGTTTTTGGTAGTCCTCTTGGTCTATTCCCTCTCTCCTTCCAACCCCTTTTCTTCTCCCTCCGTTCCCATTCGCACAGCAGCCAATCTCGTCTACCTCGAGACCCCATCTGACTCCGCTACCCAAAAGCTCGAAGGATCTCTCTTGAACGCCTTGGTCTTCGTCATCCTCATCGCCGTCGTCACTTTCCTCTTGGTCGTCCTCTACTACTATAACTTCACCAATTTCTTGAAAAACTACATGCGCTTCTctgctttctttgttttggcCACTATGGGTGGCTCGATATTCCTCTCGATCATTCAACATTTCTCGATACCGGTTGATTCCATCACTTGTTTCTTGCTGCTTTTCAACTTTACGGTTGTGGGTGTGTTGTCAGTTTTCTCAGGTGGGATACCCATAATCTTGAGACAAGCGTATATGGTTTCTTTGGGGATAATTGTTGCCACTTGGTTTACGAAATTGCCTGAATGGACTACCTGGGCTTTGTTGGTAGCATTGGCTGTGTATGATTTGGTGGCAGTGTTGGCCCCCGGTGGACCTTTGAAGCTTTTGGTCGAATTGGCTTCAAGTCGGGATGATGAATTGCCGGCGTTGGTTTACGAGGCTAGACCGGTCGTGTCGAGGAGTCGGGGGTCGAATTTGGGGCTTTTGGTTGGTGGGGTTTCGGACTCTGGTTCGGTTGAGCTGCAGGCGGTTAACGAGAGCGAAAACCACCGGCCGACTACTAATGAAGGGGAGAGTTTCCCATTGGTGAGTCATTCACGGGAACGGCATTCGTTTAGCAGTGAATCCTCGGAACATTCGACTGTAGTTGTGTCTTGTGATCGAGTGCAGAATCGGGAGCCTGAGATTGTTGTTGATGAGGAGATGTCTCCCCTTGTTGAGATGATGGGATTAGGGAATGAGAGAGAGCAGCAGACGAGGAGGGATAATGTGGAAGTgcgtggtggtggtggtggtagtgatAGAGGTATTAAACTTGGCCTTGGAGACTTTGTTTTCTATAGTGTTCTTGTAGGCAGAGCTGCAATGTATGATCTTATGACAGTGTATGCTTGTTACCTTGCAATTATTTCGGGACTTGGCTGCACTCTTATTTTGTTATCAGTGTGCCATCGAGCTCTGCCTGCCTTGCCTATTTCGATTGCATTGGGTGTTGTTTTTTACTTCCTGACTCGGTTATTAATGGAGCCTTTCGTGGTCGGGACAGCAACAAATTTGATGATGTTTTGA